The DNA window CTCAGGCCGGGGCGGGCCACAGCCAGCCGAAGACGCCGGCCGTCACCAAGGAGTAGACGAGCCCGTCGAACATGGACTTGAAGGTGGTCGACCATTTTTGGGCCCACCAGATCGAACGTGGCAGCTCGCCGAAGGCGTAACAGGCGAAGGCCGTCGCTCCCACAAGCCGGAAGACGGTCAGGTACTCCGCGTCGGCCGCGAGCGTGCGGCTCGCCAGGTAGGCGCAGAAGACTCCTACCAGCACGCAAAAGCCGAACCACTTCGCGAGGCCGGGTCCCATGTTGAGGAGCGCGTCCGGTCTGAACACCGTCATCCGAAGCGTCGGTCCGCTCTCCACCTTCTCCCGGTACTCCGGACTTCTGAAATCCCCGTCCTTGGGTTTCGGCACGACATACTCACCGGGTTCGATCCCGAGAGGGTGCACAGCGGCACGGAAGGCGTCCTCGTCGGGAACGGCTACCTGGTCGGTCGCGTGATGCTTCAGGACGGCATGGAAGACCCAACTGACAAGAAACACCAAGGTCGCCGAGAGAAGTACGGGCAGCCAGAGCGCGATGATGGTTGTTTCCATGTCCTTTGCGGGTCGGAGTGAATGGGCGTGGCGCGAAGGCCCGCGAGCGTCGAGCTCCTCCTTACGTTAAGACAAAATTGACCAGCCGGCCAGGAACATGGATTACGCGCCGCTCCTCTCCGCCTTCCAGGAAGCGGGCCACGTTCCCGTCCGCGCGGGCCGCGCCAATCACTTCGTCCCTCTCGGCATCGGCCGCGACCTCGACCGCTCCGCGCAGCTTGCCGTTGACCTGGACGGCGATCGTCACGGTAGGCTCCGCGAGCTTCGCCGGATCCCATGTCGGCCAGTTGCCGCCGTCGAAGATGCTGCCGTCGCGACCCAGCCGTTCCCAGAGCTCCTCCGCGATGTGGGGAGCGAACGGCGCCGCCATCGCCACCAGGGGCTCCACCTCTGAACGGACCGCGCGTCGACCGCCGGCTCGAACAACGTTTAGGCACTCCATGAGCGCCGCGATGGCCGTGTTGTAGCCGAGCTCCGGAATCTGCTCAGTGACCTGCCGGATGGTCTGGTGCAGCTTGCGCTCCACGCCCGGATCGGGCTCACCGTCCTGGGCCGCGAGCACGGTCTCCCACAGTCTGTGCAGGAAGCCGTAAGGTCCGGTTATGCCCTCGGCGCGGTAGTCACCGCCTTCCTCGAAGGGGCCGATGAACATGAGGAAGAGCCTGAAGGCGTCGGCGCCGAACTCCGAGATGATCGGGTCCGGAACGATGACGTTGCCGCGCGACTTCGACATCTTCGCACCCTCGGCGATGATGAGCCCGTGCGCGCGGAAGCGATCGAAGGGTTCCTCGAACTCCAGATACCCGAGATCCTTGAGCGCCATGGTCAGGAAGCGGGCGTAGAGAAGGTGGAGGACCGCGTGCTCATGGCCACCGATGTAGGCGTCGACCGGCAGCCACTTTCGGGTCATGTCCTCGTCGAAGGGAACGAGGGTGAAGTCGGCGGAGGGGTAGCGCAGGAAGTACCAGGCGGAGTCGAGGAAGGTGTCCGAGACGTCGGTTTCGCGGCGCGCGTCCCGTCCGCACTCGGGGCAGGACGCGCGATACCAGGTGTCGACCCGGGCGAGCGGGCCCGTTCCGGATTCGTCCGGTCTGAAGTCGAAGACGTGCGGCAGCAGGACCGGAAGATCGATGTCCGGGACGGGTACCGCCCCGCATTCGTCGCAATGGATGATCGGAATGGGCGGTCCCCAGTATCTCTGCCTGGAGATGCACCAGTCGTGGAGGCGGAAGTTGACCTGGGCCTCGCCCCAGCCCTCTTCCTCCGCCCAGACGGTCACCGCTCGGACGGAATCGGCCGTGGACACGCCGTCGAAGCCTCCTGAGTTCACCAGAACGCCCTCTCCCGCGAAGGGCTCCTGGACCGGGGTATCGCCGTCATCGTCCCCGCCCGCGACCACGCGCACCACCGGCAGTCCGTGCTCGGTCGCGAACTCGAAGTCGCGCCGGTCGTGGCCGGGCACGGCCATGATCGCGCCGGTGCCGTAACCCATGAGCACGTAGTCGGCGATCCACACCGGTATTCGCCTGCCGGTAGCCGGGTTCCGGCAGTACCCCCCGGTGAAGACCCCGGTCTTGGCGTTCCCGGCCCGCTCGCGCGACCGCGGATCGTGGCGGAGAGCCTCGGTCCGGTAGCTGCGGACTTCATCCCGGCGGTCGGGAGCCGTGACCGCGTCGACCGACGGATGTTCGGGCGAGAGCACCATGAAGGTGGCGCCGAAGACCGTGTCCGGCCTGGTCGTGTAGACCGCGATCTCCGTCTCGGTCGCCGGGGCCGCTCTCGCGGACTCCGCCGCAGCTCCCATCCGCTCCGCCTTGGTCCGGTCGGTTCCCCGTTTTCCCGACAGTATCGGGAAGCGCAGCTCAGCGCCTTCGCTCCGGCCGATCCAGTTGCGTTGCGCCTTGAGCGTCTTCTCCGACCAGTCGATCACCTCGGTGTTCGCCAACAGCCGATCGGCGTAGTCGGTGATCCGGAAGAACCACTGCTCGATGCTCCGCTGTTCGACGGGAGTGTCGCAGCGCTCGCAGGCGTCGGCAACCACCTGCTCGTTGGCAAGCACGG is part of the Gemmatimonadota bacterium genome and encodes:
- the leuS gene encoding leucine--tRNA ligase — its product is MPLATSQSEPERASRERAAVSSEQDRVSSEPERASYDPHAVELKWQRLWEERGTNLFTTEELGRAEDPYYNLMMFPYPSAEGLHVGNIYAFAGADVHGRYWRLRGRTVFEPIGFDAFGIHSENFALKMGTHPMDLIPANVRNFKRQLRRMGGMFDWRHTVDTTDPEYYRWTQWIFLRLFEAGLAERKEAPVNWCPSCLTVLANEQVVADACERCDTPVEQRSIEQWFFRITDYADRLLANTEVIDWSEKTLKAQRNWIGRSEGAELRFPILSGKRGTDRTKAERMGAAAESARAAPATETEIAVYTTRPDTVFGATFMVLSPEHPSVDAVTAPDRRDEVRSYRTEALRHDPRSRERAGNAKTGVFTGGYCRNPATGRRIPVWIADYVLMGYGTGAIMAVPGHDRRDFEFATEHGLPVVRVVAGGDDDGDTPVQEPFAGEGVLVNSGGFDGVSTADSVRAVTVWAEEEGWGEAQVNFRLHDWCISRQRYWGPPIPIIHCDECGAVPVPDIDLPVLLPHVFDFRPDESGTGPLARVDTWYRASCPECGRDARRETDVSDTFLDSAWYFLRYPSADFTLVPFDEDMTRKWLPVDAYIGGHEHAVLHLLYARFLTMALKDLGYLEFEEPFDRFRAHGLIIAEGAKMSKSRGNVIVPDPIISEFGADAFRLFLMFIGPFEEGGDYRAEGITGPYGFLHRLWETVLAAQDGEPDPGVERKLHQTIRQVTEQIPELGYNTAIAALMECLNVVRAGGRRAVRSEVEPLVAMAAPFAPHIAEELWERLGRDGSIFDGGNWPTWDPAKLAEPTVTIAVQVNGKLRGAVEVAADAERDEVIGAARADGNVARFLEGGEERRVIHVPGRLVNFVLT